From Humibacter ginsenosidimutans, a single genomic window includes:
- the cmk gene encoding (d)CMP kinase produces MSATSFPERAQRADGPFVVAVDGPAGSGKSSVSKAAAAKLGFAFLDTGAAYRALTWFATQRGIDVTDAGAVIDAIADFDYRIDTEPGRQRVFVGETDVTGAIRDPEVSARVSAVARIAEVRLRLNEIFRGILTGDGHDGIVAEGRDITTVVAPDAPARILLTASPEVRAARRAGELDGHSVAEVAAQLHARDHADLQVVDFMTAADGVTTVDSTDLNFDETVDAVIDVIKAARNAGAAPSLGGTDV; encoded by the coding sequence ATGAGCGCCACATCGTTCCCGGAGCGGGCACAGCGAGCCGACGGGCCCTTCGTGGTGGCCGTCGACGGGCCGGCGGGCAGCGGCAAGTCGAGCGTGAGCAAGGCCGCGGCCGCCAAGCTCGGCTTCGCCTTCCTCGACACCGGCGCCGCCTATCGGGCCCTCACCTGGTTCGCGACGCAGCGGGGCATCGACGTGACCGACGCTGGCGCCGTGATCGACGCGATCGCCGACTTCGACTACCGCATCGACACCGAGCCGGGCAGGCAGCGCGTGTTCGTCGGGGAGACCGATGTGACCGGGGCGATCCGCGATCCCGAGGTGTCGGCTCGCGTCAGCGCTGTGGCCCGCATCGCGGAGGTGCGGCTGCGGTTGAACGAGATCTTCCGCGGCATCCTCACCGGCGACGGTCACGACGGCATCGTGGCGGAGGGCCGCGACATCACGACGGTGGTGGCGCCGGACGCGCCGGCGCGCATCCTCTTGACCGCATCGCCCGAGGTGCGCGCGGCTCGTCGGGCCGGCGAGCTCGACGGGCACTCGGTCGCCGAGGTGGCCGCGCAGCTGCACGCCCGCGACCACGCCGACCTTCAGGTCGTCGACTTCATGACCGCCGCCGACGGAGTGACCACAGTGGACTCCACCGACTTGAACTTCGATGAGACCGTCGATGCTGTGATCGACGTCATCAAGGCAGCCCGCAACGCGGGCGCCGCACCGTCCCTGGGAGGAACGGATGTCTGA
- the der gene encoding ribosome biogenesis GTPase Der, which produces MSDTSQNGRSDEFEAGPDDLAERLANVDEELAHQRASALRAGLEDYELDDADLDVLDAATENPDEIHYLPALPVVAIVGRPNVGKSALVNRILGRREAVVEDTPGVTRDRVTYQAEWNGRRFSVVDTGGWEPDARGIDASVAAQAEVAIDLADAVMFVVDSNVGATATDEHVVRLLRKTKKPVFLVANKVDDARQEAQATELWSLGLGEPHPVSALHGRGVADLLDDVLKVLPTESAYAQREVGGPRRVAIVGRPNVGKSSLLNKAAGEERVVVNELAGTTRDPVDEQIELGGRVWRFVDTAGIRRRVHLQQGADFYASLRTSTALEKAEVAVVVLDVTQPISEQDVRIIDLVLESGRALVLAYNKWDLLDDDRRRYLEREIEQDLAHVAWAPRVNISARTGRHLEKLVPALETALESWDTRIPTGKFNAFLAELTAAHPHPVRGGKQPRILFGTQAASRPPTFVLFTTGFLDPGYRRYIQRRLREIYGFEGSPIVLNMRVREKRRK; this is translated from the coding sequence ATGTCTGACACCAGCCAGAACGGCCGAAGCGACGAATTCGAGGCAGGTCCCGACGACCTCGCCGAGCGTCTCGCGAACGTGGACGAGGAGCTCGCGCACCAGCGGGCATCCGCCCTGCGTGCGGGCCTCGAGGACTACGAACTCGATGACGCCGACCTCGACGTGCTCGATGCCGCCACCGAGAACCCCGACGAGATCCACTACCTGCCCGCGCTGCCGGTCGTGGCCATCGTCGGACGGCCGAACGTGGGCAAGTCGGCACTGGTCAACCGGATTCTCGGACGCCGCGAGGCGGTCGTCGAGGACACTCCCGGCGTCACGCGCGATCGCGTGACGTACCAGGCCGAGTGGAACGGGCGACGCTTCAGCGTGGTCGACACCGGCGGTTGGGAGCCGGATGCCCGCGGCATCGACGCCTCCGTCGCCGCGCAGGCCGAGGTCGCTATCGATCTGGCCGACGCGGTGATGTTCGTCGTCGACTCCAACGTGGGCGCCACGGCGACCGACGAGCACGTGGTGCGGCTGCTGCGCAAGACGAAGAAGCCGGTGTTCCTCGTGGCGAACAAGGTGGATGACGCCAGACAGGAAGCGCAGGCGACCGAACTGTGGTCGCTGGGGCTGGGGGAGCCGCATCCCGTCAGCGCCCTGCACGGACGCGGTGTCGCCGACCTGCTCGACGACGTGCTGAAGGTGCTGCCGACCGAGTCGGCCTATGCGCAGCGCGAGGTGGGCGGACCGCGCCGCGTCGCGATCGTCGGACGGCCGAACGTGGGCAAGTCGAGCCTGCTGAACAAGGCGGCGGGCGAGGAGCGCGTGGTCGTCAACGAGCTCGCCGGCACCACCCGCGACCCGGTGGACGAGCAGATCGAGCTCGGCGGCCGGGTGTGGCGGTTCGTCGACACCGCGGGCATCCGCCGTCGCGTGCACCTGCAGCAGGGCGCCGACTTCTACGCGTCGCTGCGCACCTCGACCGCGCTGGAGAAGGCGGAGGTCGCTGTCGTCGTGCTCGACGTGACCCAGCCGATCAGCGAGCAGGACGTGCGCATCATCGACCTGGTGCTGGAGAGCGGTCGAGCCCTCGTGCTCGCCTACAACAAGTGGGATCTGCTCGACGACGATCGACGTCGATACCTGGAACGGGAGATCGAGCAGGATCTCGCGCATGTCGCGTGGGCGCCGCGGGTGAACATCTCGGCCCGCACGGGTCGGCACCTCGAGAAGTTGGTCCCCGCGCTGGAGACGGCGCTAGAGTCATGGGACACGCGTATTCCGACGGGCAAGTTCAACGCGTTCCTCGCGGAGCTCACGGCGGCGCATCCGCACCCGGTGCGCGGCGGAAAGCAGCCGCGCATCCTGTTCGGCACGCAGGCGGCGAGCCGTCCGCCGACATTCGTGCTGTTCACGACCGGATTCCTCGACCCCGGCTACCGGCGCTACATCCAGCGCCGGCTGCGCGAGATCTACGGCTTCGAGGGGTCGCCGATCGTGCTCAACATGCGTGTGCGGGAGAAGCGGCGCAAGTAG
- a CDS encoding DUF2252 domain-containing protein produces the protein MSENKGRLRFDHAAIHSADDLVEAGKAARADIPRSAHAEYVPAKDRDPMGILKAQHEHRVQELVPLRLERMSANPFAFYRGSAAIQAADLKDAPRTGVDVTICGDAHIANFGIYASPERALTFDLNDFDESAYGPWEWDVKRFVGSVVIAARQRGFKESKVQTAALEAAASYRIALRQITQLGVLERYYIRADVHRGQRAASSQKVLDHAIDAASRRTSARVVRKITERAADGTVSIIENPPVLSHVAEGTEQNILDIAREYLETVPSDIAVLLSQYVATDAVRRVVGVGSVGTRCYIIVLTGPAGESLVLQVKEATDSVAVEFGDATAGRAPIYDTHAGPEDHGHRVVANQRVLQSVSDPFLGWVRKDGHAFYVRQFRDQNVSIDTETLDFRPFTDYVDACGTVLARAHAQSPNAPFIAGYLGEGTQFDSAVAEWASAYADQAVADYNTLRKAMKRGEI, from the coding sequence ATGAGCGAGAACAAGGGTCGCCTTCGCTTCGACCACGCCGCCATCCACAGCGCCGACGACCTCGTCGAGGCAGGCAAGGCTGCGCGCGCCGACATTCCGCGCTCCGCACACGCCGAGTACGTGCCGGCGAAGGATCGCGACCCCATGGGCATCCTCAAGGCGCAGCACGAGCACCGCGTGCAGGAGCTCGTCCCGCTGCGCCTGGAGCGCATGTCGGCCAACCCGTTCGCGTTCTACCGCGGCTCAGCCGCCATCCAGGCCGCCGACCTCAAGGATGCCCCGCGCACCGGCGTCGACGTCACCATCTGCGGCGATGCCCACATCGCCAACTTCGGCATCTACGCCTCGCCGGAGCGAGCGCTCACCTTCGACCTCAACGACTTCGACGAATCCGCGTACGGCCCGTGGGAATGGGACGTGAAACGCTTCGTCGGCAGCGTCGTCATCGCAGCCCGCCAGCGCGGGTTCAAGGAATCCAAGGTGCAGACGGCCGCCCTGGAGGCCGCGGCGAGCTATCGCATCGCACTGCGGCAGATCACGCAGCTCGGCGTGCTCGAGCGCTACTACATCAGGGCCGATGTGCACAGGGGCCAGCGCGCCGCCAGCTCGCAGAAGGTGCTCGATCACGCCATCGACGCGGCATCCCGTCGCACCTCCGCCCGCGTCGTGCGCAAGATCACGGAGCGTGCCGCCGACGGCACGGTCTCCATCATCGAGAACCCGCCGGTGCTCAGCCACGTCGCGGAGGGCACGGAGCAGAACATCCTCGACATCGCCCGCGAGTACCTCGAGACCGTGCCCTCCGACATCGCTGTGCTGCTGTCGCAGTACGTCGCGACGGATGCCGTGCGCCGCGTCGTCGGCGTCGGCAGCGTCGGCACCCGCTGCTACATCATCGTGCTCACCGGTCCGGCGGGCGAGTCGCTCGTGCTCCAGGTGAAGGAGGCGACCGACTCCGTCGCCGTCGAGTTCGGCGACGCGACGGCGGGACGCGCCCCGATCTACGACACGCACGCCGGCCCAGAAGACCACGGACACCGGGTCGTCGCCAACCAGCGCGTTCTGCAGTCCGTCAGCGACCCGTTCCTCGGCTGGGTGCGCAAAGACGGCCACGCCTTCTACGTGCGCCAGTTCCGAGACCAGAACGTCTCCATCGACACCGAGACGCTCGACTTCCGACCGTTCACCGACTACGTGGATGCCTGCGGCACGGTTCTCGCCCGCGCCCACGCGCAGTCCCCCAACGCTCCGTTCATCGCCGGATACCTCGGAGAGGGCACGCAGTTCGACTCAGCCGTCGCGGAGTGGGCGTCCGCGTACGCCGACCAGGCGGTCGCCGACTACAACACCCTGCGCAAGGCGATGAAGCGCGGCGAGATCTGA
- a CDS encoding GNAT family N-acetyltransferase, which translates to MGETDSGDGATAGGDKAEARNATASSNARTSSGSEADATAGIRVIAVADAPWSDVQTVFGTRGDASTCWCQWFKLTNAQMDEAGAAGCQSALREQSQHGAGPGLVAYLDDEPVGWVAVEPRSAYPRLHRTRIVIDGSAEPKDAADVWSVTCFVVRVGFRRRGVASALLDAAVAHAKAGGARVLEGYPIDTSERKASSSDLYHGALVQFEKAGFGVVSRPSAGRAVVSRIL; encoded by the coding sequence ATGGGTGAGACCGACTCTGGCGACGGCGCGACGGCGGGCGGCGACAAGGCCGAAGCAAGGAACGCCACAGCGAGCAGCAACGCGCGAACCAGTTCCGGGTCCGAGGCGGACGCGACCGCGGGCATCCGCGTCATCGCCGTCGCTGATGCGCCTTGGAGCGACGTGCAGACGGTGTTCGGCACACGCGGAGACGCGTCGACCTGCTGGTGCCAGTGGTTCAAGCTGACCAACGCGCAGATGGACGAGGCCGGCGCGGCTGGATGCCAGTCCGCACTCCGCGAGCAGTCGCAGCATGGAGCGGGGCCGGGTCTCGTCGCCTACCTCGACGACGAACCCGTGGGGTGGGTCGCCGTCGAGCCCCGCTCCGCGTACCCGCGCCTGCATCGGACACGCATCGTCATCGACGGCAGCGCGGAACCGAAGGACGCTGCCGACGTCTGGAGCGTCACGTGCTTCGTCGTGCGGGTGGGATTCCGTCGCAGGGGCGTGGCATCCGCTCTCCTCGACGCCGCAGTCGCGCACGCGAAGGCGGGCGGCGCGCGGGTTCTCGAGGGGTATCCGATCGACACGAGCGAGCGCAAGGCATCCTCGAGCGACCTCTATCACGGGGCGCTCGTGCAGTTCGAGAAGGCGGGTTTCGGGGTCGTCTCCCGGCCCAGCGCGGGACGGGCGGTGGTCAGTCGAATTCTGTGA
- a CDS encoding M56 family metallopeptidase, producing MVVVGLACLFAVALVTVMTAPTVITRGGWRLRFPRLALAVSHALTLVGLACAASTLVWTLAEVVSGGDRSGGAFWLQPTALTLFGWVGLAAVGGLITVIVTSAEPMTESDRRLRLEFSLLEARGTSVVRDGIRVVTVPSDRPVALSVPGPQHRILIASGLMRLLTEDQLRAVVEHERAHLVQHHGMLTRLARLNRACFAFIPGTSEIERSTRMLVELIADDTAARHAGAVNLANALWRVGSASEDAALRLRARRLASHPPRGSSTLSSRVRHTLAASSI from the coding sequence GTGGTTGTGGTCGGTCTGGCGTGCCTGTTTGCCGTGGCACTCGTGACCGTGATGACGGCACCGACCGTGATCACCCGAGGAGGATGGCGGCTGAGGTTTCCCCGTCTGGCTCTGGCGGTTTCTCACGCGCTCACTTTGGTGGGGCTGGCCTGCGCCGCGTCGACGCTGGTGTGGACTCTTGCCGAAGTCGTTTCGGGTGGGGATCGATCGGGGGGAGCGTTCTGGCTGCAGCCGACCGCACTCACGTTGTTCGGTTGGGTGGGATTGGCCGCCGTGGGTGGGCTGATCACTGTGATCGTCACCAGCGCGGAACCTATGACGGAGTCGGATCGTCGGCTCCGACTCGAGTTCTCGTTGCTCGAGGCTCGAGGCACGTCGGTGGTGCGGGATGGCATACGCGTGGTGACTGTTCCCTCGGATCGGCCGGTTGCCTTGAGCGTGCCTGGACCGCAGCATCGGATCCTGATCGCTTCAGGGTTGATGCGTTTGCTGACCGAGGATCAGTTGCGGGCGGTCGTGGAACATGAGCGTGCGCACTTGGTACAGCATCACGGCATGCTGACCAGGCTGGCCCGGCTGAATAGGGCGTGCTTCGCCTTCATTCCGGGGACGAGCGAGATCGAACGCAGCACTCGGATGCTGGTTGAACTAATCGCTGACGATACGGCAGCCCGTCACGCAGGTGCCGTCAACTTGGCGAATGCGCTCTGGAGGGTGGGCTCAGCCTCCGAGGATGCTGCGCTGCGGCTTCGGGCGCGACGTCTGGCATCCCACCCGCCACGCGGAAGTTCCACACTCTCATCGCGAGTGCGTCACACACTGGCCGCCTCGTCGATCTAG
- a CDS encoding BlaI/MecI/CopY family transcriptional regulator: MDASIATKGKAMTEQRRPHGGLKARIVDLLWQNGKGLTAKELQARFGDDGQIPALSTILTVLERLRKSGDVIRVPGDAGEYLYSPTPAEADEAVESMLGALMKSSDRTDVLLGFAGSLDADDLETLRKAIDRAGPDH; this comes from the coding sequence ATGGATGCGTCGATTGCGACGAAAGGGAAAGCGATGACGGAACAGCGCCGCCCGCACGGCGGGTTGAAGGCCCGCATCGTCGACCTCTTGTGGCAGAACGGTAAGGGCCTGACGGCGAAAGAGCTCCAGGCACGGTTCGGCGACGATGGTCAGATTCCGGCGCTCTCGACGATCCTGACTGTGCTTGAACGATTGAGGAAATCCGGTGATGTTATCCGGGTTCCAGGAGATGCAGGCGAGTATCTGTACTCTCCGACGCCGGCAGAGGCGGACGAAGCCGTTGAGTCGATGCTGGGGGCTCTGATGAAGAGCTCGGATCGCACGGATGTGCTGCTCGGTTTCGCTGGGAGCCTCGACGCGGATGATCTGGAGACGCTGCGCAAGGCGATCGATCGTGCAGGCCCGGACCACTGA
- a CDS encoding DUF5134 domain-containing protein: MIAVVVTVLFAITGAYCLVRVAVGYSWIDRVSNGVHVVMSLVMLAMPWPWVSVFATAAQIAFFTAAALWYVYLALFDVHADAGPGEGHHRGPALLWYHAGMMAAMVWMAVAMTPFAAQPQMPGMDMSHMQMTMSSGSGMTAMTAGQPWAITITWVFGILFCLATLWFLIRLVRQAIAADSLSGREGVVLLDSLVSAVMAAGMAIAFLILMT, translated from the coding sequence ATGATCGCGGTCGTTGTGACCGTGTTGTTCGCGATCACGGGCGCCTATTGCCTGGTGCGGGTGGCCGTCGGGTATTCGTGGATCGACCGGGTGAGTAACGGCGTTCACGTGGTGATGAGCCTGGTGATGCTGGCGATGCCCTGGCCTTGGGTATCGGTGTTCGCGACGGCGGCCCAGATCGCTTTCTTCACCGCGGCGGCCCTGTGGTACGTCTACCTTGCGCTGTTCGATGTGCACGCGGATGCCGGCCCGGGTGAAGGTCATCACCGGGGGCCCGCGTTGCTGTGGTATCACGCCGGGATGATGGCGGCGATGGTTTGGATGGCGGTGGCCATGACGCCGTTCGCTGCGCAGCCTCAGATGCCCGGCATGGACATGTCGCACATGCAGATGACCATGAGCAGCGGGTCCGGGATGACGGCGATGACCGCCGGCCAGCCGTGGGCGATAACCATCACCTGGGTCTTCGGCATTCTGTTCTGCCTGGCAACGCTGTGGTTCCTCATCCGTCTGGTTCGCCAGGCGATCGCCGCCGACTCGCTGTCGGGGCGTGAGGGCGTCGTGCTCCTGGACTCGCTGGTGAGCGCCGTGATGGCGGCGGGCATGGCGATCGCGTTCCTGATCTTGATGACTTGA
- a CDS encoding YcnI family protein: MIRSTHHDGSGSRVRRLMSRVGIGAVLGVAGVLVVAGVASAHVKVSGVDTTQGGYGVLTFRVPSESATASTTELTVTFPSDTPITSASTQPMPGWTATVKTAKLAKPQKTDDGTIDTYVSQVDWKADNAAAAIPPGQFQMFNLSVGPLPKEPSVSFPSLQYYNDGSTVNWNEKSTGGAEPEHPAPVLQLAAATDATSGSTSTPTVTAQASGSTMDMNSSNDTAWTGIVGLIAGILGLIAGAIALVRSGRKPAAEK, from the coding sequence ATGATTCGCAGCACGCATCACGACGGTTCTGGGAGCCGGGTCCGGCGTCTGATGTCCCGAGTTGGTATCGGTGCCGTCCTCGGCGTGGCCGGGGTGCTCGTTGTTGCCGGGGTCGCATCGGCGCATGTGAAGGTCTCCGGCGTCGACACCACGCAGGGCGGATACGGTGTGCTCACGTTCCGGGTGCCGTCGGAGTCCGCTACCGCCTCGACCACCGAGCTCACCGTGACCTTCCCGTCGGACACCCCGATCACGTCGGCCTCGACGCAACCGATGCCCGGGTGGACGGCGACCGTGAAAACAGCGAAGCTCGCGAAACCGCAGAAGACCGACGATGGCACGATCGACACTTACGTGTCGCAGGTCGATTGGAAAGCGGACAACGCGGCCGCGGCGATCCCACCGGGCCAGTTCCAGATGTTCAACCTGTCCGTCGGACCGCTCCCGAAGGAGCCGTCGGTGTCGTTCCCTTCGTTGCAGTACTACAACGACGGCAGCACCGTTAACTGGAACGAGAAGTCCACCGGCGGTGCGGAGCCGGAGCATCCGGCGCCGGTACTGCAATTGGCGGCCGCGACCGACGCCACCTCCGGTTCGACATCGACACCGACCGTAACGGCGCAGGCCAGTGGCTCGACCATGGACATGAATTCGTCGAATGACACGGCCTGGACCGGCATCGTCGGCTTGATCGCCGGGATCCTGGGTCTGATCGCCGGAGCGATCGCCCTGGTGCGCAGCGGCCGGAAACCGGCAGCCGAGAAGTGA
- a CDS encoding copper resistance CopC/CopD family protein — protein MGGIQSASAHAVLVSSTPADGSRVDSSPKQVVLTFDENIQLVPGTARVLSSTGTRADAGGAHLTAAGTGITIPLHPNLPRGSYTVTWRVVSADTHIVAGSIAFGVRQPASEQARAAAPPSSPDVVAQTAQGFAYAGVILCFGIPALTLTLWRRRRHAQTLRTLTRVGWLALLTATVVDFALQGPRAAAAGWAGVLRLTDAGQTVASVYGVALICRAALLVAIALLATVVRRRRWTPIVAAVLAVGVLITIGVGGHAGTGGDVVVALLAATVHLAAMAVWIGGLLVLLIGVLPGFIADTENLARLRRWSQVAFISVVALILSGEYQAWRQIQPLPSLWSTPYGITLLVKLALVAAALVFALLAQRALHARVQPASRETHPETGSEAPAQPGLARRIRRSVVAEAVIVTAVVVVTTVLTALPPASGTYGPPTSRTAALGSDSRLVVDVDPTQRGPQQITITPERDDGTPEHVQSIAATLSSEQNGVSAIAVRLRRDGNLWRSVNTVVPLAGTWTITFDVSVDQASGYATQVAYQVW, from the coding sequence GTGGGCGGCATCCAGAGCGCGTCCGCCCATGCTGTGCTGGTCTCCAGCACGCCCGCCGACGGCAGCCGCGTCGACTCCTCGCCGAAGCAGGTCGTTCTCACCTTCGACGAGAACATCCAGCTGGTCCCCGGCACTGCCCGCGTGCTCTCCTCCACAGGAACCCGGGCGGACGCCGGCGGTGCGCATCTGACCGCCGCGGGCACGGGAATCACGATTCCGTTGCACCCGAACCTGCCTCGCGGCAGCTACACCGTGACCTGGCGCGTGGTGTCCGCCGACACCCACATCGTGGCCGGCTCGATCGCATTCGGTGTGAGGCAACCAGCCTCCGAACAGGCGCGAGCGGCGGCACCGCCGAGTTCACCGGATGTTGTCGCGCAAACCGCGCAAGGTTTCGCGTATGCCGGAGTCATCCTGTGCTTCGGGATCCCGGCTCTGACCCTGACCCTGTGGCGTCGCCGGCGACATGCCCAAACCCTTCGAACACTCACCCGCGTCGGCTGGTTGGCGCTTCTTACCGCGACCGTGGTCGACTTCGCGTTGCAGGGCCCGAGGGCCGCGGCCGCCGGATGGGCCGGAGTACTTCGCCTCACCGACGCCGGTCAAACCGTGGCGAGTGTATACGGGGTGGCCTTGATCTGTCGCGCTGCGCTTCTCGTCGCGATCGCACTCCTGGCCACCGTTGTCCGCCGACGTCGATGGACCCCGATCGTTGCTGCGGTTCTGGCGGTGGGTGTGTTGATCACCATCGGGGTGGGTGGACACGCCGGGACCGGGGGCGATGTGGTCGTCGCGCTGCTGGCGGCCACCGTGCACCTGGCTGCAATGGCGGTCTGGATCGGTGGTCTCCTCGTGCTGCTGATCGGTGTGCTGCCCGGCTTCATCGCCGACACGGAGAACCTGGCCCGGCTACGTCGCTGGTCGCAAGTCGCCTTCATCAGCGTTGTCGCCTTGATCCTCAGCGGCGAATATCAGGCCTGGCGGCAGATCCAACCGTTGCCATCGCTCTGGTCCACGCCCTACGGCATCACCCTGCTGGTCAAGCTCGCCCTGGTAGCCGCGGCCCTCGTCTTCGCGCTCCTCGCACAGCGCGCACTCCATGCTCGAGTACAGCCGGCGAGCCGCGAAACACACCCCGAGACCGGTTCGGAGGCACCCGCGCAGCCTGGCTTGGCACGGAGGATCCGTCGATCCGTCGTCGCGGAGGCGGTGATCGTGACCGCGGTCGTGGTGGTCACCACGGTGCTCACCGCCCTTCCCCCGGCATCCGGCACCTACGGTCCACCTACCTCGCGGACCGCGGCGTTGGGCTCCGACAGTCGCCTTGTCGTCGACGTCGATCCGACACAGCGCGGCCCGCAACAGATCACCATCACCCCGGAACGCGACGACGGCACACCCGAACACGTTCAGAGCATCGCTGCGACGCTGTCCTCCGAACAGAACGGCGTCTCGGCCATCGCCGTTCGGCTGCGCAGAGACGGGAACCTGTGGCGCAGCGTGAACACGGTCGTGCCGCTGGCAGGAACCTGGACGATCACCTTCGACGTGTCAGTGGATCAGGCCTCCGGCTATGCGACCCAGGTCGCCTATCAAGTGTGGTGA